Proteins found in one Pseudanabaena sp. BC1403 genomic segment:
- a CDS encoding Uma2 family endonuclease, whose product MTLQPLTHEAIAPEIDYPDSDGNPMSDNTEQFRWIVIIKENLEIMYANDPHVFVGGDLAWYPVRYTLRRMAPDVMVAFGRPKGRRGSYKQWLEDNISPQVAFEILSPSNKDSRGIDALDEKFTFYETYGIQEYYIYDPDDLTLAGWQRQGDHLTPILLMSNWVSPLLGIRFDWVAGQELVLFRPDGQKFLSPVELDQLLQQSKIHVWQEQQRAEQERKRADRLAERLRALGIDPDDEF is encoded by the coding sequence ATGACTCTGCAACCATTAACTCATGAAGCGATCGCCCCAGAGATCGACTATCCAGATAGTGACGGTAATCCTATGTCTGACAATACCGAGCAGTTTCGCTGGATTGTTATCATCAAAGAAAATCTAGAAATTATGTATGCTAACGATCCCCATGTATTTGTGGGAGGAGACTTGGCTTGGTATCCTGTGCGCTATACCCTAAGACGTATGGCTCCAGATGTGATGGTTGCATTTGGCAGACCTAAAGGTAGGCGAGGCTCTTACAAGCAATGGCTAGAGGATAATATCTCTCCACAGGTTGCTTTTGAGATTTTGTCACCAAGCAATAAAGATAGTCGCGGTATTGATGCTCTAGATGAGAAGTTTACATTTTATGAAACCTATGGCATTCAGGAATATTATATTTACGATCCTGATGATTTAACCCTAGCAGGCTGGCAGAGACAAGGCGATCACCTAACTCCAATTCTCTTAATGAGCAACTGGGTGAGTCCACTGTTAGGAATCCGTTTTGATTGGGTAGCAGGACAAGAATTAGTATTATTTCGTCCCGACGGGCAAAAATTTCTATCCCCTGTAGAGTTAGATCAACTATTGCAGCAATCTAAGATTCACGTTTGGCAGGAGCAGCAACGCGCTGAACAGGAACGTAAACGTGCTGATCGCCTTGCAGAGCGTTTACGTGCTTTGGGTATCGATCCAGATGATGAGTTTTAA
- the lpxD gene encoding UDP-3-O-(3-hydroxymyristoyl)glucosamine N-acyltransferase: MTQTISFKLSELAAEFVASLPDCRFESDGTDPIITGVAAIDKAQSGEITFVSSSKFVAHLKDTQASAVILDLKTPSTLPCIRTAHPRILFAKVLEKFYQPPTPPVGIHPTAILGEDVQLGNNVAIAPYVVISDRVKIGDNVTIYPHVTIYNDVEIGANTTIHANCVISDRTQIGANCLFHPSTVLGGDGFGFEISPNGTWYKVPQIGHVIIEDNVELGCSCAVDRPAVGVTIIHKGAKLDNFVQIGHGVEVGAHSVLASQVGLAGGVTLGHHVVMAGQVGAANHIHIGDGAIIGAKSGIPSDVPAGVTMMGYPVVPEKDWKRIVISERQLPDLLHTVRKLEKRIAELEAKTAE, translated from the coding sequence ATGACACAAACAATTTCTTTCAAACTCTCCGAACTCGCAGCCGAGTTTGTCGCCTCACTGCCCGATTGTCGATTTGAATCCGATGGTACTGATCCCATAATTACGGGTGTCGCCGCGATCGATAAGGCGCAATCTGGAGAGATAACCTTTGTGTCTTCATCGAAATTTGTCGCCCATCTCAAGGATACCCAAGCTAGCGCTGTCATCCTCGATCTCAAAACTCCGTCAACCCTGCCTTGTATTCGTACCGCCCATCCCCGCATCCTATTTGCCAAGGTTCTCGAAAAGTTTTATCAACCGCCCACTCCGCCTGTCGGTATTCATCCCACCGCAATTTTGGGTGAAGATGTGCAATTGGGAAATAACGTTGCGATCGCACCCTATGTCGTCATTAGCGATCGCGTCAAAATTGGCGATAATGTCACGATTTATCCCCATGTCACCATTTACAACGATGTCGAGATTGGCGCAAATACGACCATTCATGCCAATTGTGTAATTAGCGATCGCACTCAAATCGGCGCAAATTGTCTGTTCCATCCCAGCACAGTTTTAGGCGGCGACGGCTTTGGCTTCGAGATTTCCCCCAATGGCACATGGTACAAAGTCCCTCAAATCGGACATGTGATCATTGAAGATAATGTCGAACTAGGCTGCTCCTGCGCCGTTGACCGTCCTGCTGTTGGCGTGACGATTATTCATAAGGGCGCAAAACTGGATAACTTTGTCCAAATCGGTCATGGAGTCGAAGTTGGAGCACACTCGGTTCTCGCTTCACAGGTGGGCTTAGCAGGCGGTGTCACCCTCGGACATCATGTAGTCATGGCAGGTCAGGTTGGTGCTGCTAATCACATCCACATCGGTGATGGCGCAATCATTGGTGCAAAGTCGGGTATTCCTAGCGATGTTCCCGCAGGTGTCACGATGATGGGATATCCAGTCGTTCCTGAAAAAGACTGGAAGCGCATCGTTATTTCGGAGCGTCAACTTCCAGATTTATTACACACAGTTCGCAAACTAGAAAAGAGAATTGCGGAACTAGAAGCAAAGACTGCTGAATAG
- a CDS encoding Txe/YoeB family addiction module toxin yields the protein MDWKIEFSRNVVKDAKKLKSANLDSSLKSLLEILKQNPYEPPYEKLSGNLKGYFSRRINIKHRLVYSVNDEAKNIRVVSVLSHYE from the coding sequence ATGGATTGGAAGATTGAATTTAGTCGGAATGTGGTTAAGGATGCAAAAAAGTTAAAGTCTGCTAATTTGGACTCTAGCCTCAAGTCTTTACTAGAAATTCTCAAACAAAATCCTTATGAACCTCCCTATGAAAAACTTTCAGGCAACTTAAAAGGATATTTTTCAAGAAGAATCAATATCAAACATCGTCTGGTTTATTCAGTCAATGATGAAGCTAAAAACATTAGAGTTGTTTCTGTATTGTCACATTATGAATAG
- a CDS encoding type II toxin-antitoxin system Phd/YefM family antitoxin translates to MKILNASEARANLFSLVEQVNKDHLPRFITSRQGDAVLLSKSDWESIQETLYLQSIPNLVESIRAVEQADDWVSEDEFLGALNGLED, encoded by the coding sequence ATGAAAATTCTTAATGCAAGTGAAGCGAGAGCCAACTTGTTCAGCTTGGTTGAGCAGGTTAACAAAGATCATTTACCAAGATTTATTACAAGTCGGCAAGGTGACGCAGTATTGCTATCTAAATCTGATTGGGAAAGCATACAAGAAACCCTCTATTTACAATCTATCCCTAATCTAGTTGAGTCAATAAGAGCCGTAGAACAGGCGGATGATTGGGTTTCTGAAGATGAATTCCTAGGAGCTTTGAATGGATTGGAAGATTGA
- a CDS encoding helix-turn-helix domain-containing protein — protein sequence MSQNQISEVIQGSANVFEDLGFAPEEALNLKIRADLMLNIKRFIQSQGWTQKQAALFFGETQPRISDLINGDIERFSIDKLVMMLVRAGMDVRFEVNMKAA from the coding sequence ATGAGCCAGAATCAAATTTCTGAAGTTATTCAAGGTAGTGCGAATGTGTTTGAGGATTTGGGATTTGCACCTGAAGAAGCTCTCAATCTCAAAATTCGTGCTGACTTGATGTTGAATATTAAGCGGTTTATTCAGTCTCAAGGATGGACTCAAAAGCAAGCTGCTTTGTTTTTTGGTGAAACTCAACCTCGGATTAGCGATTTGATTAATGGTGATATTGAGAGGTTCAGTATTGATAAGTTGGTGATGATGTTGGTGCGTGCGGGTATGGATGTGAGATTTGAGGTAAATATGAAAGCGGCTTAG